From Mucilaginibacter gotjawali:
CAAGGCTCAGTTTGCCAAAATAATCCAGGTTCTCCTGGATGATCTCATTGCAAAAGGCATGGAAAGTATAAATATTCACCCGGTAAGCATCCGGCCCGATAAAATCGAACAGCCGCTTGCGCATGGCTACAGCGCCCGCATCGGTATAGGTGAGGCATAAAATTTCGTTGGCATTGGCGTCGGTCTCGGTCAAGATCTTACCGATCCGGGCAGCCAGTATCTGCGTTTTACCAGTCCCCGGCCCGGCAATCACCAAAACAGGGCCATCCATCTGGTTAACGGCGGCCAGTTGTTCGGGGTTGAGCAGGGCAAGCGCTTCTTTGAATTTTTCGTTGTATTTGTGGGGGGAAGATGTTTGCATGTACAAACAAATTTACAAATTAATAAGAGGATAAGCGTCTGTATAAAATGAAAGTGCGTTCATATTAAAACAAAAAATTAAATGTAAATTTGAGATATGAATGAAGTATTTTTCTTAATAGAGGAGGCTTTAGAAGGAGGCTATATCGCCAAAGCCATCGGCGAATCTATATTTACTGAAGCTGAAACAATGGATGAATTGAAAACCAACATCCGAGAGGCAGTCCACTGCCATTTTGATGACGACAAATTACCTAAGATCATCCGCTTGCATTTGGTTAAAGAAGAAGTTATTGCCGTGTAAGCAACTGATAGTCAACACAACTCTCTTTGTCGTTTATTCACAGCTACAAAAATCACATATTTACAAGAACCGGAAATATTGATTTTACTGCTGCAATAAATATACTACCATGAAAACACCCAGAAACCTATCTGCACAGGAACTAATAAAAATATTAGCCAAATATGGATATGAAATTACCAGGCAAAAAGGAAGTCATATACGATTAGTGAAACAATCAGAAAAGGGCAGTCACTACGTAACTATCCCAAATCATAACCCAATAAAATTGGGAACATTGTCATCCATTATATCCGATATTGCCGATAACCTGGGTATCAATAAAGAAGATTTTTTTAATTAAAACTGTCTCAGCACCGCCTAATTTGGTCCATCAAAGGAACAGCTTTAATAGCTAATATATCAATTATATAAACCAAGCAACTCACCCCTTCACCACCGCCCGCATCGGGTAATATTCATAGGTGTTTATTTGCGAGGCCGGGTCACCGGCGATCAGGGCTTTTACTTCTTCCTCGTCGTCTGTCATTACTATACCCATGCCGTAAACTGCCTGCGGGTCCATCACCGGGCCGTAGACGAGTACTTTCCCCTCATCCAGAAATTTCTTCCAATAGGCAACATGCTGCATCATGATCGCCCGCTCATCAGGTGTCATATCCTGGGCAAATGTCGGGCGGCGGGGAACCAGTTTCAGGAAATAATATTTTTTTTCCATAACCAATGTTTTTGGGGATGAATATAATGACTCTATTACTTATTGTATGAATTGAAGCTGTATAAAAATAACAATAGCCTTCACAATCCGGGATTTCACCTTTGTAAATCAAATAAAAAAAGGTTTACAAAAGGTTTACATAATTTCAAATATTACTTTAATAAAACATTGATAATCAATATTTTATTAAATAGCCGGGTTTACACAAATCAGCTAATTTGGCTGACAATTTAATATTGTTCAACGGGATGCCCGTCCTTAAAAAATGAAAAGAAAAAATTGATAAAAACCTAAACCCACAC
This genomic window contains:
- a CDS encoding 2-oxoisovalerate dehydrogenase; translated protein: MNEVFFLIEEALEGGYIAKAIGESIFTEAETMDELKTNIREAVHCHFDDDKLPKIIRLHLVKEEVIAV
- a CDS encoding type II toxin-antitoxin system HicA family toxin — its product is MKTPRNLSAQELIKILAKYGYEITRQKGSHIRLVKQSEKGSHYVTIPNHNPIKLGTLSSIISDIADNLGINKEDFFN
- a CDS encoding YciI family protein; the protein is MEKKYYFLKLVPRRPTFAQDMTPDERAIMMQHVAYWKKFLDEGKVLVYGPVMDPQAVYGMGIVMTDDEEEVKALIAGDPASQINTYEYYPMRAVVKG